DNA sequence from the Streptomyces cinnabarinus genome:
ACAGCTGGGCGAGCCGGTGCTTGAGCGCCTGGAAGCCGCCGACGGGCCGGTTGAACTGCTTGCGCTCCTTCAGGTAGCGCACGGTCTCCGTCAACGTCCATTCGGCGAGGCCGAGCTGCTCGGAGGCCAGCAGTCCGGCACCGGCGCGCAGAGCCCGCCGTACGGCCGGTTCGGCGTCGCCGAGCAGGCGTCCGGCCGCTCCGTCCAGGGTCACCGTCGCCACGGGCCGGGTCAGGTCCAGGGACACCTGCGGGGTGACCGTGACGGCCTCGGCGTCCACGGCGTACAGGCCGCCGTCGTCCGCGGGCACGAGCAGGACGTCGGCGACAGCCGCGTCCGCGATCGCCGTCAGCTCCCCGTGCAGGGCGCCGTCCTCATGCCGTACGACCTGGTAGGCGGCGCCCGGAGCGATGCTCAGGGCGACCGCGAGGGCGCCGATGCTGCGGCCGGACGCGAGGTCGGCGAGGAGGTCGTGGGCGTCACAGGCCAGCAGTGCCTCGGTGGCGACCACGGCGCTGGTGAGGTAGGGGACGGGCGCGACCGCGCGGCCCAATTCCTCCAGCACCACGGCGGCTTCGCGGTGCGTGGCGCCCTGGCCGCCGTGCTCCTCCGGGACCAGGAGGCCCGCGAGGCCCATGCCGTCGGTGAGCGCCTTCCACGCCTCGCGGTCGTGCGGGGTGTCCGACTCGGTGCGGGCGATGACGCCGGGCGCGTCGCAGTGGTCGGCGAGCAGGTCGCGGACGGCAGCGCGCAGCGCCTCTTCCTCCTCCGAGTACAGCAGATCGGGCTGTGCGCTCATCGGGCCAGGTCCTTCCATGCGACGTCCTTGTCGGTGCGCGGCTCGGCGGGCAGGCCGAGGACCCGCTCGGCGACGATGTTCAGCAGGACCTCACTCGTCCCGCCCTCGATGCTGTTGCCCTTGGAGCGCAAGTAGCGATATCCGGCGTCGCGTCCGGTGAAGTCCACGAGTTCGGGCCGGCGCATGGTCCAGTCCTCGTACAACAGGCCCTCCTCACCGAGGAGTTCGACCTCAAGGCCGCTGATCTCCTGGTTGAGGCGCGCGAAGCCGAGCTTCATCCCGGCGCCCTCGGGGCCGGGCTGGCCCGCGACGAGCTGCTGACGCAGCCGTTCGCCGGTGAGCCGGGCGACCTCCGCCTCGACCCACAACTTCAGCAGCCGCTGGTGCAGTTCGTGCGTACGCAGGTCGGGGCGCTCGCGCCAGGTCTTGGCGACCGGGCCGATCATGCCGCCCTCGCGGGGCAGCCGCATCCCGCCGATGGCGACGCGTTCGTTGTTCAGCGTGGTCTGCGCGACCTTCCAGCCGTCGCCGACCGCGCCGAGGCGGCGGGAGTCCGGGATCCGGACGTCGGTGAGGAACACCTCGTTGAACTCGGCCTCGCCGGTGATCTGGCGCAGCGGCCGCACCTCGACGCCCGGGTCGGTCATGTCGCAGAGGAAGTAGGTGATGCCGGCGTGCTTGGGCACGTCCGGGTCGGTGCGCGCGATGAGGATCGCCCAGCGGGCGAGATGGGCGCTGGACGTCCACACCTTCTGCCCGTTGACGACCCAGTCGTCGCCCTCACGGACGGCCCGGGTGCCGAGCGCGGCCAGGTCGGACCCGGCGCCGGGCTCGCTGAAGAGCTGGCACCAGACCTCCTCACCGGTCCACAGCGGACGCAGGAACGTCCGCTTCTGCTCCTCCGTGCCGAAGGCGAGGATCGTCGGGGCGGCCATGCCGAGGCCGATGCCGATCCGTCGCGGGTCGTTGTCGGGGGCGCCCGCGGCCTCCAGCTCGGCGTCCACGACGACCTGGAGGGAGCGCGGCGCGCCGAGGCCGCCGAGGCCCTCGGGGTAGTGCACCCAGGCGAGTCCGGCGTCGAAGCGGGCCCGGAGGAAGTCCAGGCGGTCGGTGCTGGCGGTCGGGTGCGCGGCCAGGAACTCCTGGGTGCGGCGGCGCAGTTCGGCGGCGTCGGTCATGCCGCTCCCTCCGTTCCCTCGGCCACGACGGCGATCCGGCCGGTGGTGACGCCGTCGCCGACGCGCTGCACGGCCGCCGCGGCCTCGGCGAGCGGGACGCGCTCGCTGATCAGCGGCTTGATCGCGCCCCGGGCGGCCAGCTCGGTGAGCTGCTCGTGGCAGTGCTGGACCAGCTTGGGGTTCTTGGTGTTGTACAGACCCCAGTGCAGGCCGAGGATCGAGTAGTTCTTCACCAGCGCGTGGTTGAGCCCCGGGCTGGGAATCGTGCCGCTGGCGAACCCGACGACGACGATCCGGCCCTCGAAGGCGACGACCTTGGTGGACTGCGTGTACGCCTCACCGCCGACGGGGTCGTAGATCACATCGGCGCCCCGGCCGCCGGTGGCCTCCTTCACGGCGGCCACGACGTCCTCGGCCCGCCGGTCGATCACCACGTCGCAGCCCAGCTCCCGGGCGACGGCGGCCTTCTCGGCGCCGCCGACGACACCGATGACGGTGGCGCCGGCGGCCTTGCCGAGCTGCACGGCCGCGCTGCCGACCCCTCCGGCGGCAGCGTGGACGAGCAGCGTCTCCCCCGCTTCGAGCCCGGCCCGGCGGTGCAGTCCGAACCAGCCCGTCTGGTAGCCGATGTGCAGCGCGGCGGCCTCGGCGTCGTCCAGTGAGTCCGGCGCGGGCAGCAGGGCGGCGGCGTCCGCGACGGCGTACTCCGCGAAACCGCCGTAGGGCAGGGCAGGGTTGGCGAGGACGCGGCGGCCGTCCTCGGTCTCGCCGCAGATCTCCACGCCCGGGGTGAACGGCAGCGGCGGGCGGACCTGGTAGTGGCCCCGGCACATCAGCACGTCCGGGAAGTTGATGTTCGCGGCGCGCACCTTCAGCAGGACCTGGCCGTCACCGGGCGTGGGCCGCTCGACGTCCGCGAGCCGCATCACCTCACTCGGCTCGCCATTCTCGTGCACTTGCCAAGCCTGCATGCGGTGCCTCCACGGGACTGCGTCGTCTGACCGGGGTCGGTTCGCATACTAAGCGGTCGCTTGCCGATCAGGGAAGGTCACGCGTCCGGGTCGGCTTCGCTCGCACGTGCATCCGCTCCCCCTGCGGCCCGAACAGGCTCAGGAACTCCGCGGGACCCTCCCCCGTCGAGCCGAACCAGTGCGGCACCCGGGTGTCGAACTCGGCCGCCTCCCCGGCCGTCATCACCACGTCGTGCTCGCCCAGGACCACCCGCAGCCGCCCGGACAGCACATACAGCCACTCGTAGCCCTCATGGGTGCGCGGATCGGGCTGCTCCTGGCTCTGCGGCACCAGCACCTTGAAGGCCTGGAGGCCGCCGGGCTGCCGGGTGAGCGGCCAGAAGGTACGGCCGTGGCGCACCAGGGGTTCGGCCCGCACCCGCGGGTCGCCCACCGGCGGCGCCCCGACCAGCTCGTCCAGCGGCACCTGGTGCGCCTGTGCGATCGGCAGCAGCAGCTCCAGGCTCGGTTTGCGCAGTCCGGACTCCAGACGCGACAGCGTGCTGACGGAGATGCCGGTCGTCTCGGACAGCGCCGCCAGGGTCACCTCGCGCTCCTTGCGGAGCCGCCGCAGCCGGGCGCCCACCTCGGCGAGAACGTCTTCGGTACTCATGGACATATTGCAGAATCGGCAAAGATGTTTGTCAATCCCGCGCCTGTGGAGCGACCGTGGCGACATGACCGAGACCTATGAAGTGATCGTGATCGGCGGCGGCGCGGCGGGCCTCTCCGCGGCCCTGGTGCTGGGCCGCGCCCGGCGCCGGACCCTGGTGGTCGACGCGGGCGAACCCCGCAACGCCCCCTCCGCCCATATGCAGGGCTATCTGTCCCGGGACGGGATGTCACCGGCCGAGTTCCTGGCGATCGGGCGCGAGGAGATCGCCCGCTACGGCGTCGACCTGGTCCGGGACCGGGCGGTGGACGTCACGAAGGACTCCGACTTCACCGTGGTCCTGGAGAGCGGGCGGAGTGCGCGGGCCCGGCGCCTGGTGATCGCCACCGGCCTGAGGGACGAGCTGCCGGACGTGCCCGGACTCGCCGAGCGGTTCGGGCGGGACGCGCTGCACTGTCCGTACTGCCATGGCTGGGAGGTCCGTGACCAGGCGTTCGGCGTCCTCGCGACGAGCCCGCTGAGCGTGCACCAGGCGCTGATGGTGTCCCAGTGGTCCAAGGACGTGACCCTGTTCCTGCACGAGGTCGACGAGAGCGAGCTGTCCGCCGACGATGTGCGCAGGCTGGGAGTGGCGGGGGTGAAGGTGGTGCCGGGGGCCGTAGCTGAGGTGCTGGTGGAGGACGACCGGCTGGTCGGTGTGCGGCTTGCGGACGGCTCGGAGCATGCGCGCGAGGCGTTGTTCGTGGCGCCTCGGGCTGTGCCGCAGACGGCTCTGCTTCAGCGGCTGGGGGCGGAGCTGACGGAGACGCCGTTCGGTGCGTATCCGGTGGTTGAGCCGACGGGGCTGACGAGTGTGGCTGGGGTGTGGGCGGCGGGGAATGCGATGGGGTTCGCTGAGCAGGTGGTGAATGCGGCGGCCGGTGGGTATCGGGCCGGGGCCACGATCAACGGGGAGTTGTTGATGGCTGACCTTGACGCGTAGAGGGTTCGGGTACGGCGCCGTCGTGGCTGGTCGCGCAGTTCCCCGCGCCCCTTGGGGAGCTGCCGAACCGTGGGTTCCGGGGCACCATGGATTGCATGCTGTTGACCCGGCTCGCCCAGGTGTCCCAGGAGGTCGCCGCTACCTCTGCGCGTTCCCGGAAGGTTGCCCTGCTGGCGGAGTTGTTCCGGGACTCCTCGGCCTCGGACGTGCCGATCGTCATCCCGTATCTGGCGGGGCGGTTGCCGCAGGGCAGGCTCGGGGTCGGGTGGAAGGTGCTCAGTCAGCCCGTCGCTCCGGCCGCCGAAGCCACCCTTACCGTGGGCGAGGTCGACGCACTGCTCTCCGCGCTGGCGAAGGTGTCGGGCGCCGGATCCCAAGCCGAACGGGCCCGCCTGGTAGGCGAGTTGATGGGCTCGGCGACAAAAGACGAGCAGCGGTTCCTGTTCGGGCTGATCACCGGTGAGGTCCGCCAAGGCGCCCTGGACGCCGTAGCCGTGGAGGGGCTGGCCCAGGCGACCGGTGCCCCGGCGGCGCACGTACGGCGGGCGGTGATGCTGGCCGGCTCGCTCCAGACCGTCGCCGAGGCCCTGCTCGCCGACGGCCCCGGCGCGCTGGAGAGGTTCCGGCTCACCGTGGGGCGACCGGTCCTGCCAATGCTGGCGCACAGCGCCTCCTCGGTGTCCGAGGCGGTCGACAAGCTCGGCGCCTGCGCGGTCGAGGAGAAGCTGGACGGCATCCGCGTCCAGCTCCACCGGGACGGCGACACGGTACGGATCTACACCCGCACCCTCGACGACATCACCGACCGGCTGCCCGAACTCACCTCGGCAGCCATGGAATTGAGAGGCGAGCGGTTCATCCTGGACGGCGAGGTCATCGCGTTCGACGAGGAGGGGCGGCCCCGCTCCTTCCAGGAGACCGCCGGGAGGGTCGGCAAGCGGGTGGATGTGGCGACGGCGGCGCGCGCCGTGCCCGTCTCCCCCGTCTTCTTCGACGCGCTCTCCGTCGACGACCGCGACCTCCTCGACCTGCCCTTCGCCGAGCGCCACGCGGAACTGGCCCGCCTGGTCCCGGAGCCGATGCGGGTCCGGCGCCTCCTGGTGTCCGGGCCCCAGGACGCCGGCCAGGCCGAGGACTTCCTGGCCCGGACCCTGGAGCGCGGGCACGAGGGCGTGGTCGTCAAGGCGCTGGACGCCGCCTACAGCGCGGGCCGGCGCGGCGCCTCCTGGCTGAAGGTCAAGCCGGTGCACACCCTCGACCTGGTGGTCCTGGCCGCCGAATGGGGCCATGGCCGGCGCACCGGCAAGCTCTCCAACCTCCACCTCGGCGCCCGCACCGCCGACGGCTCCTTCGCGATGCTCGGCAAGACCTTCAAGGGCATGACCGACGCGATGCTGACCTGGCAGACGAAGCGCCTGAGGGAGCTGGCGGTGAAGGAGAGCGAGTACGTGGTGACCGTACGCCCCGAACTCGTCGTCGAGATCGCCTACGACGGCCTCCAGCGGTCCACCCGCTACCCGGCCGGAGTCACCCTGCGCTTCGCCCGCGTGGTCCGCTACCGGGAGGACAAGCGCTCCGAGGAGGCCGACACGGTGGAGACGCTGCTCGCCGCCCACCCCGAGGTGAAGCCGTGAAGCACAGCGCGGGCCTGCTGCTGTACCGCCGCACCGGCGAGGGCCTCCAGGTACTGCTCGGCCATATGGGCGGCCCCTTCTTCGCCCGGCGCGGGGCGGGGGCGTGGACGGTGCCGAAGGGCGAGTACGAACCGGAGTCGGAGACCGCCTGGGACGCTGCCCGGCGCGAGTTCCAGGAGGAGCTGGGACTGCCGCCGCCCGACGGTGACGCCGTACCGCTCGGCGAGGTCCGCCAGTCGGGCGGCAAGCTCGTCACCGTGTGGGCCATCGAGGCCGACCTCGATCCGGGCAGCGTCACCCCGGGGACCTTCCGGATGGAGTGGCCGCCGAAGTCGGGGCTGACGGAGGAGTTCCCCGAGCTGGACCGGGTGGCCTGGTTCGGCCTGGACGGCGCGCGCGAGGTGATCGTCAAGGCCCAGGGCGCGTTTCTCGACCGCCTCCTGGAGCACTCGGGCTGAACGCCGCGTTGCGGGCACCGGCGACGCGCGGGAAGGTCGAAGCACATCAGCTCCCCGGGAGGTCAGTCATGCCCATCGCAACGGTGAACCCGGCGAACGGCGAGACACTGAAGACGTACGAGGCGATGGGCGCCGAGGAGACCGAGCGCCGCCTCCAGCTCGCCGAGGCCACGTTCCGCACGTACCGGACGACCGCGTTCGCCGAGCGCGCCCGGCTGCTGAACCGGGCCGCGGACCTCCTGGACGAGGACCAGCAGGACATCGCGCGGGTGATGACAATCGAGATGGGCAAGCCGATCCGGCAGGCCCGCGCCGAGGCCGCCAAGTGCGCCAAGGCGATGCGCTGGTACGCCGGGCACGCCGAGCAGCTCCTGGCCGACGAGGAGCCCGCCGACGCCGATGTCCGGGACTCCGGCGCCTCCCGGGTCCGGGTCCGCTACCGGCCACTCGGCCCGGTGCTCGCGGTGATGCCGTGGAACTTCCCGCTCTGGCAGGTCGTACGGTTCGCCGCGCCCGCGCTGATGGCGGGCAACGTCGGCCTGCTCAAGCACGCCTCCAACGTGCCGCAGACCGCGCTGTATCTGGAGGACCTCTTCCACCGGGCGGGCTACCCGGAGGGCGCCTTCCAGACGCTGCTGATCGGCGCCGGCGCGGTGGAGGAGATCCTGCGCGACGAGCGCGTCAAGGCGGCCACCCTCACCGGCAGTGAGCCCGCCGGCCGCGCGGTCGCCTCCGTCGCCGGGGACATGGTCAAGAAGACCGTGCTGGAGCTCGGCGGCAGCGACCCGTACGTCGTCATGCCCTCCGCCGACCTCGACCGGGCCGCGCAGATCGCGGTGACCGCGCGGGTGCAGAACAACGGCCAGTCGTGCATCGCGGCCAAGCGGTTCATCGTGCACACCGATGTCTACGACGCCTTCGCCGAGCGGTTCGTGGCCGGCATGAAGGCGCTGAAGGTCGGCGACCCGATGGCGGAGGAGACCGAGGTCGGGCCGCTCGCGACCGAGCAGGGGCGGACCGATGTGGAGGAACTCGTCGACGACGCCACGCGCAGCGGGGCGACGGCGCTGTGCGGCGGCCACCGGCTGCGCCGGCCCGAGCTGCCCGGCTGGTACTACCCGCCGACGGTCCTCGCCGACATCACCCGTGAGATGCGCATCCATCGCGAGGAGGCCTTCGGTCCGGTCGCCACGCTGTACCGCGCGGGCGACCTCGACGAGGCCGTCCTGATCGCCAACGACTCGCCGTTCGGGCTCAGTTCCAACGTGTGGACGCGGGACGAGACGGAGGTCGACCGGTTCGTACGGGATCTGGAGGCGGGCAGCGTGTACGTGAACGGGATGACCGCCTCCCATCCGGCGTTCCCGTTCGGCGGGGCCAAGCGGTCGGGCTACGGGCGTGAGCTGTCCGGGCACGGAATCCGGGAGTTCTGCAACATCACTACTGTTTGGCACGGTGCGTAAGCGCTGCGCGGCTACGATCCGGTTTGTGAACCGCGAAGTGACTCTGCCTCTGATCGTCGATGACCGCGGGACGTTGCAGGTGGCTGCCGCCGATGTGAGCAAGCTGTTGCGGACCGTGGGTGGGCGGTGGCTGCATCTTGTGGAGGCCGGGGAGGATCTCGACGAGGACACCGTGGCCGCGTTGACGATCGAGCTGGCGAAGCTGGCGGATCGTATTGATGTTGCGTGCATTGCTCATAGCAGTGGCAGCGCGCCGTAGGGGTTGTTCGTACGTCGCCGTGTGCCGGTTCGTTGTGGCGGGTCGCGCAGTTCCCCGCGCCCCTTGGGTACGTACGGCAATCCCGCGTTCGGAGTAGTCCCGCGCGAAGTCGTCGCGGCCTCGGGTGAGAGTGGACTGGACCACCCTCTGAGGCGAAAGCAGGCACGGCTCATGGCGACTTTGTGCAGACCCTCGGTGTCCGTTCCAGAGCATGTGATCACGATGGAGGAGACGCTGGAGCTGGCGCGCTCCCGGCACTCCGACCACCCTCAACTGCCGCTGGCGCTCCGGCTGATCGAGAACACGGGTGTACGCACCCGGCACATCGTGCAGCCCATCGAGGAGACGCTGAAGCACCCCGGCTTCGAGGACCGCAACAAGATCTACGTGGCCGAGGCCAAGGCCCGGGTCCCCTCCGTGGTCCAGCGGGCGCTCGACGACGCGGAGCTGCTCACCAGCGACATCGACGTGATCATCTACGTCTCGTGCACGGGCTTCATGATGCCCTCGCTCACGGCCTGGCTGATCAACGAGATGGACTTCGACGCCACCACCCGCCAGATACCCATAGCCCAGCTGGGCTGCGCGGCGGGCGGCGCGGCGATCAACCGGGCGCACGACTTCTGCATGGCCTACCCGGAGGGCAACGCGCTCATCGTGGCCTGCGAGTTCTGCTCGCTGTGCTACCAGCCCACCGACCTCGGCATCGGCTCCCTGCTCTCCAACGGACTGTTCGGCGACGGGATCGCCGCCGCCGTGGTGCGCGGCCGGGGCGGCGAGGGCATCAAGCTGGAGCGCAACGGCTCGTACCTGATCCCCAAGACCGAAGAGTGGATCATGTACGACGTCCGGGCCACCGGTTTCCACTTCCTGCTGGACAAGCGGGTGCCCGCCACCATGGAGCCGCTCGCCCCGGCGCTCCAGGACCTCGCGGGGCTGCACGGCTGGGACGCGGCCGACCTGGACTTCTACATCGTCCACGCGGGCGGGCCCCGAATACTCGACGACCTCAGCAAGTTCCTCCAGGTCGACCCGCACGCCTTCCGCTTCAGCCGGGCCACGCTCACCGAGTACGGCAACATCGCCAGCGCCGTCGTCCTGGACGCGCTGCGCCGGCTGTTCGACGAGGGCGGTGCCCGGCACCGGGCGCGCGGGCTGCTCGCCGGGTTCGGACCCGGTATCACCGCCGAGATGAGTCTCGGCCGCTGGCAGCGCATGGACGAAGAGGCGGCATGACCGAAGAGACGCTCACCGAGATCCTCCCCCCGATCCGGCACTGGCCGGCGCTCGATCTGTCCGGGGTCGACTTCGACCCGGTGCTGACCGAGCTGATGCGGGAGGGCCCCATCACCCGGATCCAGCTGCCCAACGGTGAGGGCTGGGCCTGGCTGGTCACCCGGTACGACGACGTACGCATGGTGACCAACGACCCCCGGTTCAGCCGCGAGGCGGTCATGGACCGGCCGGTCACCCGGCTCGCCCCGCACTTCATCCCGGCCCGTGGCGCGGTCGGCTTCCTCGACCCGCCGGACCACACCCGGCTGCGCCGCTCGGTGGCCGCCGCCTTCACCGCGAAGGGCGTGGAGCGCATCCGGGAGATGTCCCGCCGCATGCTGGACGACCTGGTCGACGAACTCCTCCAGGACGAGCCGCCCGCCGATCTCAGCGCGACGGTTCTCTCCCCGTTCCCCATCGCGGTGATCTGCGAGCTGATGGGCGTACCGGCGGCGGACCGCCACATCATGCACACCTGGACCCAGCTGATCCTCTCGTCCGCGCACGGCGCCGACGTCAGCGAGAAGGCCAGGAACGAGATGGGCGCGTACTTCGCCGCGCTCATCAGGGACCGGGAGAACAGCTCCGCCGAGGACGTCACCTCCCTGCTCGGCGCCGCCGTGGGCCGGGGCGAGGTGACGACGGAGGAGGCCGTGGGGCTCGCGGTGCTCCTCCAGATCGGCGGCGAGGCGGTCACCAACAACAGCGGGCAGATGTTCTACATCCTGCTGACCCGGCCCGATCTGGCCGAACGGCTGCGCGCCGAGCCGGAGATCCGCCCGCAGGCCATCGACGAGCTGCTGCGCTACATCCCGCACCGCAACGCGGTGGGCCTGTCCCGGATCGCCACCGAGGACGTGGGCATCCGGGGGGTACGGATCCGGGCCGGGGACGCGATCTACGTCTCGTACCTGGCCGCCAACCGTGACCCGGACGTCTTCCCGTTCCCGGAGACGATCGACTTCGCGCGCTCGCCGAACCCGCATGTCTCCTTCGGCTTCGGTCCGCACTACTGCCCCGGCGGGATGCTGGCGCGGATGGAGTCGCAGCTCCTGGTGGACGCGCTGCTGGACCGGCTGCCGGGACTGCGGCTCGCGGTGCCGCCGGAGAAGGTGCCGTTCAAGAAGGGCGCGTTGATCCGTGGGCCCGAGGCTCTGCCCGTGACGTGGTGAGCGGCCAATGACGGCGACGGAGGGGCTGCTGGTGCCCCCGGGGCACGGCCGGGTCGTGCAGACCCCGGCCCAGCATGTGACCTTCAAGGTCACCGGCTCCCACTCGCGCATGGCGTCCACGTTCGAGGTGATCGTGCCCCCGGGCTTCGACGTGGGCGCCCATGTGCACACCCGCAGCGAGGAGCTGTTCTACGTACTCGAAGGCGAGCTGGACGTCCTCGCCTTCGAGCCGAGGGTGCGCACCCCCGACAACTGGCAGCGCTGGCAGTCCGGTTCCGGCAACCGGGTGGTACGGGCCACCCCGGGCACGGTCATCGCCGTACCCCCCGGCTGCCCCCACGCCTTCGCCAACCCGACGGACGAGCCCGCGAAGATGTTCTTCCAGGCGAGCCCGCCTCCGGATCACGAGCGGTACTTCGAGGAGTTGCTGGAGATCCTGGGCGGCGGGGGGCCGCCGGATCTCGCGGCGATCGAGGAGCTGCGAAGCCGTTATGACATCGAGCAACTGACGCCACTCAAACATCGTTAGCGGATCGGCATGCCCGAGAGCGTCCGGGCGATCACGAGCCGCTGGATCTCACTCGTGCCCTCGAAGATGGTGTAGATCGCCGCGTCCCGGTGCATCCGCTCCACCGGATATTCCCGCGTGTAGCCGTTGCCACCGAGGATCTGGATCGCCTGACCCGTGACCTTCTTCGCCGTCTCGCTGGCGAACAGCTTGGACATCGAGCCCTCGGCCGCCGTGAACGGCTTCCCGTTGACCGCCATCCACGACGCGCGCCACACCAGCAGCCGCGCCGCGTCGATCGACGTACGCATGTCGGCGAGCTGGAAGGCGACACCCTGGTTGTCGATGATCGGGCGGCCGAACTGCTCACGCGTCGTCGCGTACTCCAGAGCCACCTCGTACGCGGCACGGGCGGTGCCCACGGCCATGGCGCCCACCGCCGGACGCGACGCCTCGAACGTGGCCATCGCCGCGTTCTTCACCCGCTCGCCGCCGCCGGCCTTGGCCCGCTCGCGGGCCCGCGCCAGGCGCTCGTCCAGCTTCTCCTTGCCGCCGAGGAGGCAGGAGCCGGGCACCCGGACGTTCTCCAGGACGACCTCGGCGGTGTGCGAGGCGCGGATGCCGTGCTTCTTGAACTTCTGGCCCTGGGACAGGCCCGGCGTGTTCGGCGGGACGATGAAG
Encoded proteins:
- a CDS encoding cupin domain-containing protein, with product MTATEGLLVPPGHGRVVQTPAQHVTFKVTGSHSRMASTFEVIVPPGFDVGAHVHTRSEELFYVLEGELDVLAFEPRVRTPDNWQRWQSGSGNRVVRATPGTVIAVPPGCPHAFANPTDEPAKMFFQASPPPDHERYFEELLEILGGGGPPDLAAIEELRSRYDIEQLTPLKHR
- a CDS encoding acyl-CoA dehydrogenase family protein; the encoded protein is MAEFTMELNDEQKEVRDWLHGFAADVIRPAAAEWDEREETPWPVIQEAAKVGIYSLDFYAQQYFDPTGLGIPMAMEELFWGDAGIALSIVGTGLAAVGVLANGTEEQIGTWIPQMYGDTNDVKVAAFCSSEPDAGSDVASMRTRAVYDEAKDEWVLNGTKTWATNGGIANVHVVVAVVDAELGSKGHASFIVPPNTPGLSQGQKFKKHGIRASHTAEVVLENVRVPGSCLLGGKEKLDERLARARERAKAGGGERVKNAAMATFEASRPAVGAMAVGTARAAYEVALEYATTREQFGRPIIDNQGVAFQLADMRTSIDAARLLVWRASWMAVNGKPFTAAEGSMSKLFASETAKKVTGQAIQILGGNGYTREYPVERMHRDAAIYTIFEGTSEIQRLVIARTLSGMPIR
- a CDS encoding cytochrome P450; the encoded protein is MTEETLTEILPPIRHWPALDLSGVDFDPVLTELMREGPITRIQLPNGEGWAWLVTRYDDVRMVTNDPRFSREAVMDRPVTRLAPHFIPARGAVGFLDPPDHTRLRRSVAAAFTAKGVERIREMSRRMLDDLVDELLQDEPPADLSATVLSPFPIAVICELMGVPAADRHIMHTWTQLILSSAHGADVSEKARNEMGAYFAALIRDRENSSAEDVTSLLGAAVGRGEVTTEEAVGLAVLLQIGGEAVTNNSGQMFYILLTRPDLAERLRAEPEIRPQAIDELLRYIPHRNAVGLSRIATEDVGIRGVRIRAGDAIYVSYLAANRDPDVFPFPETIDFARSPNPHVSFGFGPHYCPGGMLARMESQLLVDALLDRLPGLRLAVPPEKVPFKKGALIRGPEALPVTW